One stretch of Meriones unguiculatus strain TT.TT164.6M chromosome 7, Bangor_MerUng_6.1, whole genome shotgun sequence DNA includes these proteins:
- the Btbd6 gene encoding BTB/POZ domain-containing protein 6 isoform X3 — MLLPLACLHGRVAQCLTSLLVLAEPLPRPRRNAKARSAAPTCAEAAPVGVKMAAELYPPASPSATTATDIANSNAADAAVSRKVGLCCPPCLAPAPLPPLPAPPLPDNNNPESPNWQSFHPTLRERNALMFNNELMADVHFIVGALGAARRVPAHKYVLAVGSSVFYAMFYGDLAEVKSEIHIPDVEPAAFLVLLNSLKAQHCTHAKPFLGLLGLTDVTGLAFCFWPPERISSPDPAQPVGLW, encoded by the exons ATGCTGCTGCCGCTGGCCTGCCTGCATGGGCGGGTGGCTCAGTGCCTAACCTCTCTGCTGGTACTCGCAGAGCCGTTGCCCAGGCCTCGGCGCAACGCGAAAGCGCGTAGCGCGGCGCCAACCTGCGCGGAGGCCGCCCCGGTAGGAGTGAAGATGGCCGCGGAACTGTACCCGCCCGCCAGTCCCTCTGCAACTACTGCCACCGACATCGCCAACAGCAACGCGGCGGACGCGGCAGTGAGCAGGAAGGTCGGCCTATGCTGCCCGCCCTGCCTGGCGCCCGCCCCGCTGCCGCCCTTGCCCGCGCCGCCCTTGCCAGACAACAACAATCCTGAGAGTCCCAACTGGCAGTCCTTCCACCCTACGCTGCGCGAGAG GAATGCGCTCATGTTCAACAACGAGCTCATGGCTGACGTCCACTTCATCGTGGGGGCTCTGGGGGCAGCCAGACGCGTGCCCGCCCACAAG TATGTCTTGGCTGTTGGCAGCTCTGTCTTCTATGCCATGTTCTACGGGGATCTTGCAGAAGTCAAGTCAGAAATCCACATTCCCGATGTAGAGCCTGCTGCCTTCCTGGTCTTGTTAAA CTCCCTGAAAGCCCAACACTGTACTCATGCCAAGCCATTCCTAGGACTCCTGGGCCTTACAGATGTGACTGGTCTAGCCTTCTGCTTCTGGCCTCCTGAAAGAATTTCTTCACCTGATCCAGCCCAGCCTGTGGGCCTTTGGTAA
- the Btbd6 gene encoding BTB/POZ domain-containing protein 6 isoform X6, whose amino-acid sequence MLLPLACLHGRVAQCLTSLLVLAEPLPRPRRNAKARSAAPTCAEAAPVGVKMAAELYPPASPSATTATDIANSNAADAAVSRKVGLCCPPCLAPAPLPPLPAPPLPDNNNPESPNWQSFHPTLRERNALMFNNELMADVHFIVGALGAARRVPAHKYVLAVGSSVFYAMFYGDLAEVKSEIHIPDVEPAAFLVLLKVSAPSGTLLP is encoded by the exons ATGCTGCTGCCGCTGGCCTGCCTGCATGGGCGGGTGGCTCAGTGCCTAACCTCTCTGCTGGTACTCGCAGAGCCGTTGCCCAGGCCTCGGCGCAACGCGAAAGCGCGTAGCGCGGCGCCAACCTGCGCGGAGGCCGCCCCGGTAGGAGTGAAGATGGCCGCGGAACTGTACCCGCCCGCCAGTCCCTCTGCAACTACTGCCACCGACATCGCCAACAGCAACGCGGCGGACGCGGCAGTGAGCAGGAAGGTCGGCCTATGCTGCCCGCCCTGCCTGGCGCCCGCCCCGCTGCCGCCCTTGCCCGCGCCGCCCTTGCCAGACAACAACAATCCTGAGAGTCCCAACTGGCAGTCCTTCCACCCTACGCTGCGCGAGAG GAATGCGCTCATGTTCAACAACGAGCTCATGGCTGACGTCCACTTCATCGTGGGGGCTCTGGGGGCAGCCAGACGCGTGCCCGCCCACAAG TATGTCTTGGCTGTTGGCAGCTCTGTCTTCTATGCCATGTTCTACGGGGATCTTGCAGAAGTCAAGTCAGAAATCCACATTCCCGATGTAGAGCCTGCTGCCTTCCTGGTCTTGTTAAA AGTTTCTGCTCCAAGTGGCACCTTGTTACCATGA
- the Btbd6 gene encoding BTB/POZ domain-containing protein 6 isoform X2, whose amino-acid sequence MLLPLACLHGRVAQCLTSLLVLAEPLPRPRRNAKARSAAPTCAEAAPVGVKMAAELYPPASPSATTATDIANSNAADAAVSRKVGLCCPPCLAPAPLPPLPAPPLPDNNNPESPNWQSFHPTLRERNALMFNNELMADVHFIVGALGAARRVPAHKYVLAVGSSVFYAMFYGDLAEVKSEIHIPDVEPAAFLVLLNSPGESLPYPGTCTAMRLIWRRTQCLPLCMLLRSTLCLRLPRPVSTFWRQVWKPKMPVCCCPRADCLRNLN is encoded by the exons ATGCTGCTGCCGCTGGCCTGCCTGCATGGGCGGGTGGCTCAGTGCCTAACCTCTCTGCTGGTACTCGCAGAGCCGTTGCCCAGGCCTCGGCGCAACGCGAAAGCGCGTAGCGCGGCGCCAACCTGCGCGGAGGCCGCCCCGGTAGGAGTGAAGATGGCCGCGGAACTGTACCCGCCCGCCAGTCCCTCTGCAACTACTGCCACCGACATCGCCAACAGCAACGCGGCGGACGCGGCAGTGAGCAGGAAGGTCGGCCTATGCTGCCCGCCCTGCCTGGCGCCCGCCCCGCTGCCGCCCTTGCCCGCGCCGCCCTTGCCAGACAACAACAATCCTGAGAGTCCCAACTGGCAGTCCTTCCACCCTACGCTGCGCGAGAG GAATGCGCTCATGTTCAACAACGAGCTCATGGCTGACGTCCACTTCATCGTGGGGGCTCTGGGGGCAGCCAGACGCGTGCCCGCCCACAAG TATGTCTTGGCTGTTGGCAGCTCTGTCTTCTATGCCATGTTCTACGGGGATCTTGCAGAAGTCAAGTCAGAAATCCACATTCCCGATGTAGAGCCTGCTGCCTTCCTGGTCTTGTTAAA CTCCCCAGGAGAGTCCCTGCCTTACCCAGGTACATGTACAGCGATGAGATTGATCTGGAGGCGGACACAGTGCTTGCCACTCTGTATGCTGCTAAGAAGTACATTGTGCCTGCGCTTGCCAAGGCCTGTGTCAACTTTCTGGAGACAAGTTTGGAAGCCAAAAATGCCTGTGTGCTGCTGTCCCAGAGCCGACTGTTTGAGGAACCTGAACTGA
- the Btbd6 gene encoding BTB/POZ domain-containing protein 6 isoform X5 gives MLLPLACLHGRVAQCLTSLLVLAEPLPRPRRNAKARSAAPTCAEAAPVGVKMAAELYPPASPSATTATDIANSNAADAAVSRKVGLCCPPCLAPAPLPPLPAPPLPDNNNPESPNWQSFHPTLRERNALMFNNELMADVHFIVGALGAARRVPAHKYVLAVGSSVFYAMFYGDLAEVKSEIHIPDVEPAAFLVLLKTPGPYRCDWSSLLLLAS, from the exons ATGCTGCTGCCGCTGGCCTGCCTGCATGGGCGGGTGGCTCAGTGCCTAACCTCTCTGCTGGTACTCGCAGAGCCGTTGCCCAGGCCTCGGCGCAACGCGAAAGCGCGTAGCGCGGCGCCAACCTGCGCGGAGGCCGCCCCGGTAGGAGTGAAGATGGCCGCGGAACTGTACCCGCCCGCCAGTCCCTCTGCAACTACTGCCACCGACATCGCCAACAGCAACGCGGCGGACGCGGCAGTGAGCAGGAAGGTCGGCCTATGCTGCCCGCCCTGCCTGGCGCCCGCCCCGCTGCCGCCCTTGCCCGCGCCGCCCTTGCCAGACAACAACAATCCTGAGAGTCCCAACTGGCAGTCCTTCCACCCTACGCTGCGCGAGAG GAATGCGCTCATGTTCAACAACGAGCTCATGGCTGACGTCCACTTCATCGTGGGGGCTCTGGGGGCAGCCAGACGCGTGCCCGCCCACAAG TATGTCTTGGCTGTTGGCAGCTCTGTCTTCTATGCCATGTTCTACGGGGATCTTGCAGAAGTCAAGTCAGAAATCCACATTCCCGATGTAGAGCCTGCTGCCTTCCTGGTCTTGTTAAA GACTCCTGGGCCTTACAGATGTGACTGGTCTAGCCTTCTGCTTCTGGCCTCCTGA
- the Btbd6 gene encoding BTB/POZ domain-containing protein 6 isoform X7: MLLPLACLHGRVAQCLTSLLVLAEPLPRPRRNAKARSAAPTCAEAAPVGVKMAAELYPPASPSATTATDIANSNAADAAVSRKVGLCCPPCLAPAPLPPLPAPPLPDNNNPESPNWQSFHPTLRERNALMFNNELMADVHFIVGALGAARRVPAHKYVLAVGSSVFYAMFYGDLAEVKSEIHIPDVEPAAFLVLLKGLGFGS, from the exons ATGCTGCTGCCGCTGGCCTGCCTGCATGGGCGGGTGGCTCAGTGCCTAACCTCTCTGCTGGTACTCGCAGAGCCGTTGCCCAGGCCTCGGCGCAACGCGAAAGCGCGTAGCGCGGCGCCAACCTGCGCGGAGGCCGCCCCGGTAGGAGTGAAGATGGCCGCGGAACTGTACCCGCCCGCCAGTCCCTCTGCAACTACTGCCACCGACATCGCCAACAGCAACGCGGCGGACGCGGCAGTGAGCAGGAAGGTCGGCCTATGCTGCCCGCCCTGCCTGGCGCCCGCCCCGCTGCCGCCCTTGCCCGCGCCGCCCTTGCCAGACAACAACAATCCTGAGAGTCCCAACTGGCAGTCCTTCCACCCTACGCTGCGCGAGAG GAATGCGCTCATGTTCAACAACGAGCTCATGGCTGACGTCCACTTCATCGTGGGGGCTCTGGGGGCAGCCAGACGCGTGCCCGCCCACAAG TATGTCTTGGCTGTTGGCAGCTCTGTCTTCTATGCCATGTTCTACGGGGATCTTGCAGAAGTCAAGTCAGAAATCCACATTCCCGATGTAGAGCCTGCTGCCTTCCTGGTCTTGTTAAA aggccttgggttcggttcctag
- the Btbd6 gene encoding BTB/POZ domain-containing protein 6 isoform X4, with the protein MLLPLACLHGRVAQCLTSLLVLAEPLPRPRRNAKARSAAPTCAEAAPVGVKMAAELYPPASPSATTATDIANSNAADAAVSRKVGLCCPPCLAPAPLPPLPAPPLPDNNNPESPNWQSFHPTLRERNALMFNNELMADVHFIVGALGAARRVPAHKYVLAVGSSVFYAMFYGDLAEVKSEIHIPDVEPAAFLVLLNSLKAQHCTHAKPFLGLLGLTDVTGLAFCFWPPERISSPDPAQPVGL; encoded by the exons ATGCTGCTGCCGCTGGCCTGCCTGCATGGGCGGGTGGCTCAGTGCCTAACCTCTCTGCTGGTACTCGCAGAGCCGTTGCCCAGGCCTCGGCGCAACGCGAAAGCGCGTAGCGCGGCGCCAACCTGCGCGGAGGCCGCCCCGGTAGGAGTGAAGATGGCCGCGGAACTGTACCCGCCCGCCAGTCCCTCTGCAACTACTGCCACCGACATCGCCAACAGCAACGCGGCGGACGCGGCAGTGAGCAGGAAGGTCGGCCTATGCTGCCCGCCCTGCCTGGCGCCCGCCCCGCTGCCGCCCTTGCCCGCGCCGCCCTTGCCAGACAACAACAATCCTGAGAGTCCCAACTGGCAGTCCTTCCACCCTACGCTGCGCGAGAG GAATGCGCTCATGTTCAACAACGAGCTCATGGCTGACGTCCACTTCATCGTGGGGGCTCTGGGGGCAGCCAGACGCGTGCCCGCCCACAAG TATGTCTTGGCTGTTGGCAGCTCTGTCTTCTATGCCATGTTCTACGGGGATCTTGCAGAAGTCAAGTCAGAAATCCACATTCCCGATGTAGAGCCTGCTGCCTTCCTGGTCTTGTTAAA CTCCCTGAAAGCCCAACACTGTACTCATGCCAAGCCATTCCTAGGACTCCTGGGCCTTACAGATGTGACTGGTCTAGCCTTCTGCTTCTGGCCTCCTGAAAGAATTTCTTCACCTGATCCAGCCCAGCCTGTGGGCCTTTG a
- the Btbd6 gene encoding BTB/POZ domain-containing protein 6 isoform X1, whose amino-acid sequence MLLPLACLHGRVAQCLTSLLVLAEPLPRPRRNAKARSAAPTCAEAAPVGVKMAAELYPPASPSATTATDIANSNAADAAVSRKVGLCCPPCLAPAPLPPLPAPPLPDNNNPESPNWQSFHPTLRERNALMFNNELMADVHFIVGALGAARRVPAHKYVLAVGSSVFYAMFYGDLAEVKSEIHIPDVEPAAFLVLLKYMYSDEIDLEADTVLATLYAAKKYIVPALAKACVNFLETSLEAKNACVLLSQSRLFEEPELTQRCWEVIDAQAEMALRSEGFCEIDRQTLEIIVTREALNTKEAVVFEAVLNWAEAECKRQGLPVTPHNKRHVLGRALYLVRIPTMTLEEFANGAAQSDILTLEETHNIFLWYTAAKKPLLDFPLTKRKGLAPQRCHRFQSSAYRSNQWRYRGRCDSIQFAVDRRVFIAGLGLYGSSSGKAEYSVKIELKRLGMVLAQNLTKFVSDGSSNTFPVWFEHPVQVEQDTFYTASAVLDGSELSYFGQEGMTEVQCGKVAFQFQCSSDSTNGTGVQGGQIPELIFYA is encoded by the exons ATGCTGCTGCCGCTGGCCTGCCTGCATGGGCGGGTGGCTCAGTGCCTAACCTCTCTGCTGGTACTCGCAGAGCCGTTGCCCAGGCCTCGGCGCAACGCGAAAGCGCGTAGCGCGGCGCCAACCTGCGCGGAGGCCGCCCCGGTAGGAGTGAAGATGGCCGCGGAACTGTACCCGCCCGCCAGTCCCTCTGCAACTACTGCCACCGACATCGCCAACAGCAACGCGGCGGACGCGGCAGTGAGCAGGAAGGTCGGCCTATGCTGCCCGCCCTGCCTGGCGCCCGCCCCGCTGCCGCCCTTGCCCGCGCCGCCCTTGCCAGACAACAACAATCCTGAGAGTCCCAACTGGCAGTCCTTCCACCCTACGCTGCGCGAGAG GAATGCGCTCATGTTCAACAACGAGCTCATGGCTGACGTCCACTTCATCGTGGGGGCTCTGGGGGCAGCCAGACGCGTGCCCGCCCACAAG TATGTCTTGGCTGTTGGCAGCTCTGTCTTCTATGCCATGTTCTACGGGGATCTTGCAGAAGTCAAGTCAGAAATCCACATTCCCGATGTAGAGCCTGCTGCCTTCCTGGTCTTGTTAAA GTACATGTACAGCGATGAGATTGATCTGGAGGCGGACACAGTGCTTGCCACTCTGTATGCTGCTAAGAAGTACATTGTGCCTGCGCTTGCCAAGGCCTGTGTCAACTTTCTGGAGACAAGTTTGGAAGCCAAAAATGCCTGTGTGCTGCTGTCCCAGAGCCGACTGTTTGAGGAACCTGAACTGACCCAGCGATGTTGGGAGGTCATCGATGCTCAGGCTGAAATGGCTCTGCGCTCTGAAGGCTTCTGTGAAATTGACCGGCAGACACTGGAGATAATTGTGACCAGGGAGGCCCTCAACACCAAGGAGGCTGTGGTCTTTGAGGCCGTCCTCAACTGGGCTGAGGCAGAGTGCAAGAGACAGGGCCTCCCAGTCACCCCACACAACAAGAGGCATGTTTTGGGAAGAGCCCTCTATCTGGTCCGAATTCCAACTATGACCTTGGAGGAGTTTGCCAATGGTGCTGCCCAGTCAGATATCCTGACCTTAGAAGAGACCCACAACATCTTCCTCTGGTACACAGCTGCCAAAAAGCCCCTCCTTGACTTCCCCCTGACCAAGAGGAAGGGCCTTGCTCCACAGAGGTGCCACCGCTTCCAGTCTTCTGCCTATCGAAGTAACCAGTGGAGGTACCGTGGGCGCTGTGACAGCATCCAATTTGCAGTGGACAGAAGGGTGTTCATTGCTGGGCTGGGCTTATATGGGTCCAGTTCTGGGAAGGCTGAGTACAGTGTAAAGATTGAACTCAAGCGGCTAGGGATGGTCCTGGCTCAGAACCTCACCAAGTTTGTTTCAGACGGATCCAGCAACACATTCCCGGTTTGGTTTGAGCACCCAGTTCAGGTGGAGCAGGACACCTTCTACACTGCCAGTGCTGTCCTGGATGGCAGTGAGCTCAGCTACTTTGGGCAAGAAGGAATGACAGAAGTGCAGTGTGGAAAGGTGGCCTTCCAGTTCCAGTGTTCCTCAGACAGCACCAATGGGACTGGAGTCCAGGGTGGTCAGATTCCGGAGCTCATCTTCTATGCCTGA